One Nocardioides dongkuii genomic window, CCGGGTGCGGCTACGTCTCGATCGAGGAGCTGCCGGTCCACAACCTGTACCGGACCGCGGGCGACCTCGGCGACCTGCCCGCCGGGGGGTCGCGGATCGGCACGATGGAGACCCCGGGCCGGGAGTTCCAGATGGCGAGGATGGCGGTCGACATCCTGGGCCGGCGGAACCTCGACGTGCTCGTGTACGGCATCGGCAACAGCATGGACAACCACCACATCGCGGCCCTGAAGCGGGTGCGGCACGTCGCGATCGGCGACATCATGCGGCTGCGCGACGACGCGGAGTTCCACGACGCCAACCTGCCGGCCCGCAGGAAGTTCCCGGTGGTCGTCGCCAGCGAGGTCGTCGAGCACTTCCGCGACCCGCACCGCGACTTCGAGCGGCTCTTCCAGTTCGTGGGCCCGCACGGGTTGCTGGTGTGCGGGACCAACGTCTTCGCGGGCGGCGACCTGGCCCGGCACCGCTACGTCTTCTACCGCGACCACACGTCGTACTACACGCCCGCGGCGCTGCTGGAGATCGCGCGGACGCACGGGTTCCACCTCGACTTCCGCACGCCGGCGATGGCCCACGGGAAGGGCCGCAAGCGCTACGTCCTGCTGACCCGGTCGGCCGAGGTGCTCCAGCGCGCGTCGCTCTACTTCGGCGCGCACGCCGTCGCGCCGTCGGAGTGAGCCGGCGGCCCCGATAACCTGACGACATGATCGACCCCCGCATCCTCCGAGACGATCCCGACCGCGTGCGCGCCGCCCAGGCCAAGCGCGGGCTGTCCGACGAGGTCGTCGACCGCGCGCTGTCCGCGGACGCCGAGCGGCGCCGCGCGATCGGTGACTTCGAGGCCAAGCGCGCCGAGCAGAAGCAGCTCGGCAAGCGGGTCGCGCAGGCGCAGGGCGAGGAGAAGCAGGAGCTGCTCGCGCGCACCAAGTCGCTCTCCGCCGACGTGAAGGCCGCCGAGGCCGCGCAGACCGCCGCCGAGGCGGCCTGGAACGACGCCCTGCTCTCGATGCCGAACCTCGCGGCCGACGAGGCGCCGCCGGGCGGCGAGGACGACTTCGTGGTCCTCGAGACTGTCGGCACCCCGCGCGACTTCGCCGCGGAGGGCTTCGAGCCCCGAGACCACATCGAGCTCGGCCGGTTGCTCGGCGCCATCGACATCGAGCGCGGCGCCAAGGTCTCCGGCAGCCGGTTCTACTTCCTCACCGGCGTCGGCGCCCAGCTGGAGCTGGCGCTCATCAACCTCGCGATGGAGCAGGCCCGCCAGGCCGGCTTCACCCAGGTGATCGCCCCCGCGCTGGTGCGCCCGCGCGCGATGGACGGCACCGGATTCCTGGGCCAGGCGGCCGACGACGTCTACAAGATCGAGGGCGAGGACCTCTACCTGGTCGGCACCTCGGAGGTGCCGATGGCGGCGTACCACTCCGACGAGATCCTCGACGGCGCCGCGCTGCCGCTGCGGTACGCCGCGTTCAGCCCCTGCTTCCGCAAGGAGGCCGGCTCGCACGGCAAGGACACCAAGGGGATCATCCGGGTCCACTGGTTCGACAAGGTCGAGATGTTCGTCTACACCACGACCGAGGACTCCTACGCCGAGCACCAGCGGCTGCTGCAGTGGGAGAAGGAGTTCCTCGACAAGCTCGAGCTCGCCTACCGCGTCATCGACGTGGCCGCGGGCGACCTGGGCCTCTCCGCCATCCGCAAGTTCGACTGCGAGGCGTGGATCCCCACCCAGGGCAAGTACCGCGAGCTCACCTCGACCTCGAACTGCACCGAGTTCCAGTCCCGCCGGCTCGACACCCGCGCCCGGTACGCCGACGGCACCGGCCCGGTGGCGACGCTCAACGGCACCCTCTGCGCGATGACCCGCACGATCGTGGCGATCCTCGAGACCCACCAGCAGGCCGACGGGTCGGTGCGGGTGCCCGAGGCGCTCCGTCCCCACCTGGGCGGGCTCGAGGTCCTGAAGCCGGTGGCGCCGTGAGCGACCTGAGCGGCTGGACGCCGCGCGTGGTCGCGCTCGACATCGACGGCACGCTGCTGAAGTGGGTCGAGGGCGGGGGCACCACGCACGAGGAGATCGCGCCCGCGGTCTTCGAGGCCGTGCACCGGGTCCTGGACGCCGGGTCGCACGTCGTCCTGGCCAGCGGGCGCTCCCCGCACGGCATGACCACGATCGCCGACCTGCTCGACCTGCACGGGGCCGAGCGCGAGCGGCTCTGGGTGGTGGCCTCCAACGGCGCCGTGGTGTTCCGCTACCCGCCGGTCGAGGTGGTCCACGAGGAGACCTTCGACGCCCGGCCGGCCGTCGCGAGGGTCCTCGAGCGGCACCCGAACGCGCTGGTCGCGGTCGAGGAGCGCGGTGTCGGCTACCGCGTCACCTCGCACTTCCCCGAGGGGGAGCTCAGCGGCGACATGATCATCACCGACGTCGCGGACCTCGTCGCCGGCCCCGTGAGCCGCGTGATCATCCGCGACCCCGACGCCAGCGCCGACGACTTCGTCGCCCTCGGCGAGGAGCTGGGGCTGCACGGCACCAACTACGTCGTGGGCTGGACGGCGTGGCTCGACCTGGCGCCGATCGGGGTCTCCAAGGCCTCGGGGCTCGAGCACGTCACCGACAAGCTCGGCCTGGGCGCGGCCGACGTCCTCGCGATCGGCGACGGCCGCAACGACGTCGAGATGCTCCAGTGGGCCCGCCGCGGGGTGGCGATGGGACAGGCGGTCCAGCCGGTGATCGACGCGGCCGACGACGTCACCGCCACCGTGTACGAGGACGGCGCCGCCACCGAGATCTCCCGCTGGTTCCCCCCGGTCGCGTGAGCCTCCCCGACCCGGTCCGCACCGAGCGGCTGGTGCTGCCGCTGTGGACCGCCGCCGACGTGACGGCGATCCGCACCGGCGCCCGGCTCCCGCGCTGGCACCCCGACTTCCCCCGGGAGGACGACCGCGACGCCGCCACCCTGTGGCAGGAGCACGACCCGTGGGGGCCGCGCAGCGTCGTCCGCGGCGCGACGGTCCTCGGGTCGGTCGGGTTCTTCGGCCCGCCCGAGGCGGCCGGTGACGGCGTGGACGAGGCCGAGGTGGGCTTCGGGCTGGTCGCCGAGGCCAGGGGGTGGGGCTTCGCCACCGAGGCGCTCGCCGGGCTGCTCGCGCACACCGACGCCGCCGGCGTCCGGGTCCGGGCGCGGGTCGACCCCGGCAACCGGGCCAGCGTCCGGGTCCTCGCCACGTCCGGCTTCACCGAGCTGCGCGGCGACGACGGGGAGGGCCAGCTGGTGCTGGCCCGGCCGCTGCGATGAGCCTCCCGAAGCTGGTCGCCACCGACCTCGACGGCACCCTGGTCCGGGCTGACGGCACCGTCTCGGACTACACCCGCGACGTGCTCGAGGAGCTCGACCGGCGCGACGTCCCGGTCGTCTTCGTCACCGGCCGGCCGCTGCGCTGGGCCGAGGAGGTCTTCCCCTACGTCGGACGGCACGGCCTGGCGGTCGTCTCCAACGGCGCGCTCGTGTGGGACGTCGCCCGCGACGCGGTCCACCTCGAGCGGGTGATCGAGCCGGCGCTCGCGCTCGCCGTCTGCCGGGCGATCCGGGACGCCGTCCCCGGCACGACGTACGCCGTGGAGGACCTCGCCGGGATCGCGCTCGAGCCCGAGTTCGTCGAGCGGTACGCCGTCCCGGAGGACGCCCGCCGCGCCCCGCTCGAGCAGCTGCTGGACCGCCCGACGCTGAAGCTGCTGGCCCGCCACGAGGAGCTCGGCCCGCAGGAGTTCTGGGACCTGGCGGAGGTCGCTACCGGCGGCCGGCTGGTGATCACCTGGTCCTCCTCGACCTCGCTGCTGGAGATCAGCGGGCCCGGCGTCACCAAGGCCTCGACCCTCGCGCTGCTCTGCGACCGGCTCGGGGTCGGCGCCGCCGACGTCATCGCGTTCGGCGACATGCCCAACGACCTGCCGATGCTGACCTGGGCCGGCACGTCGTACGCCATGGCCGACGCCCACCCCACGGTCACCGAGGCCGCCGACCACGTCGCCCCCGGCCACGAGGAGGACGGCGTGGCTCGCGTGCTGGCTGGTGTGTTCGGGCTGTGATCTGCTCGAATGAGCGGGTGCCGACCCTGCTGCTGACGCTCCGCCGGCTCCTGGTGGTGGTGCTGGTCGCCGGCGCCGGCGCCCTGGCGACGCCGTGGGCCGCGCCCGCCGCCGCGGCGCCCGCGCCGCGCTGCAGCTGCACCGCCGCCGACACGGCCGACGACACCGAGCGCCTCGCGCGCGTCGCGGGAGCCGTCCTCACCGGCACCGTCACCGCCGCGGCCGCCGCCCCCCGCGCCGACGGCGGGAGGGGCTCGACGTACACCCACGCAGTCGACGTCGACCTGGTCTACAAGGGCAACGTCCGCGACGAGCAGGTCGAGGTCGCCACCGACGGCGGCACCCGCTCGGCGTGCGAGCTCGGCGAGCTGCCGGCCGGTGTCCCCTACGTCTTCTTCGTCGACGACGTCGACGGCACGCTGGTCGCCGAGCCCTGCGGCGGCACCCAGCGCAAGCGCGCGACGCTGGTCGCCGAGCTCGAGGCGCTGTACGGCGAGGGCGAGGCGCCGCGGCCCGAGGCCCCGGCCGAGACCGCCGAGATCGAGCCGGTCGCCGACGCCACCGAGCCGGCCTCCTTCACCCGCACGGCCGCGCCCGGCGCCGCGATGGTGCTCGTCGGCCTGCTCGGCTGGGTGGTCGTGCGCCGGCTGGCCCGCCGTCCCTGACGGACCCGGCCGCGGGCTCAGAGGTACATGCCGCCCGAGTCGCCGGGCTGCGCGCCCGGGTCGGCGTGCTGCGGCGCGGCCATCCCCGGAGCGGGGGCGCCGGGAGCCTGCGGCAACGAGCCCGGCGGGAGGCTGCGGCGGATCTGCTCGAACTGGGCGCGCGCGGCCATCTGCTGGGCGTAGATCGCGGTCTGGAGGCCGTGGAAGAGCCCCTCGAGCCACCCGACCAGCTGAGCCTGCGCGATCCGCAGCTCGCCGTCCGAGGGCGTCTGCTCGTCGCTGAAGGGGAGCGCGAGGCGGTTCAGCTCCTCGACCAGCTCGGGGGCGAGGCCCTCCTCGAGCTCGTCGATGGAGGCGCGGTGGATGCCGCGGAGCCGGTTGCGGCTGGCCTCGTCGAGCGGCGCGGCCTTCACCTCCTCGAGCAGCTGGCGGATCATCGTGCCGATCCGCATCACCTTCGCGGGCTGCTCGACCAGGTCGGTGACGGCGCGCTCGCCGCCCCGGTCGTCCTGGCCGTCGCCAGCCTGGCCGCCCCGGTCGCCCTGACCGCCCTGACCCTCGGCCTGGGCGTCGGTCTTGCCGTCGGCCCCGGCGGGCCGGGTCAGCGCCGAGGCCGGCACGACGCCGATCGGCTGCCCGTCGGGACCGATCACGACCACCTGCTGCTCCTGCTCGCTCATGTCTTCGACACTACTCAGCCGCCCCAGGTGGGTGGGGAGGGGAGGATTCACCGGTCGACCGGGGAATCCTCCTCTTGACCGACGGAGCTTCGTCGGTCCAGAGGAAGGTCCGTCGGTCCAGTACGCCGCGGCGCGGCGCCGGCGCCCGCCGTACGCCGCGGCGCGGGCGCGCTCAGAGGGTGAGCAGGATCTTGCCGGTGTGATCCCCGGACTCCATCAGCCGGTGCGCGTCGGCGACGTCGGCCAGCGGCACGGTGCCGTGCACGACCGGCTTGACCAGCCCTTGGGACACGAGCGGCCAGACGTGCTCGACGACCGCGCCGCAGATCGCGGCCTTCTCGGCGGTCGGCCGGGCGCGCAGCGTGGTGGCGATGACCGCGCCGCGCTTGCGCAGCAGCGCGCCGATGTCGAGCTCGGCCTTGGTGCCGCCCTGCATGCCGATGATCACCAGGCGGCCCTCGGTGGCCAGCGCGGCGACGTTGCGGGCGAGGTACTTCGCGCCCATGTTGTCGAGGATGACGTCGACCCCGCCGTCGGTCTCGCGGCCGACCACCTCGACGAAGTCCTCGTCGCGGTAGTTGATCGTGACGTCGGCCCCGAGCCCGGCGCAGAACGCCAGCTTCTCCGGCGTCCCGCCGGTCGTGAGGACGCGCGCGCCGAGGTGGTGGGCGAGCTGGATCGCGAAGGTGCCGATGCCGCCGGCGCCGCCGTGCACCAGGAGCGACTCGTGCGGCTTGAGGCCGGCGACCATGAAGACGTTCGACCAGACGGTGCACGCCACCTCCGGCAGCGCGGCCGCGGTGACCAGGTCGACGCCGTCCGGCACCGGCATCAGCTGGCCGGCCGGGACCGCGACGCGGGAGGCGTACCCGCCGCCGGCCAGCAGGGCGCACGCCTCCTGGCCGACCTCCCAGCCCACGACGCCCTCGCCGAGCGCGGCGACGGTGCCGCTGCACTCCATGCCGATCACGTCCGAGGTCCCGGGCGGCGGCGGGTAGAACCCCTGCCGCTGCAGCAGGTCGGCCCGGTTCAGCCCCGCGGCGGCGACCTCCAGGACCACCTCGCCGGGGCCGGGCTCGACGTCCGGCACCTCGGCGACGGACAGGACCTCGGGACCACCGGTGCCGGTGGCGACGACAGCGCGCATGCGGCCACCCTACGGAGGGCCGCCGGCGCTCAGCGCTCGAAGGCCTCGCCGGTGTGGTCGACCCCGCTGTCGTCGGGGACGTCGACGGTGATGGCGGCGTCGTCGGGGTCCGGCGCCCCGGCCGGGCGGTCCCAGCCCTCGGCCAAGGTCTGTGCCCGCGCGGCCAGTGCCTCGACGGTCGCGGGGTCCGCGCCGCGGGTGCCTGCCGCCAGCCCGAGCAGGTACGCCGTCACGGGCGCGGCGGGCCGCTCGACGGCGTGCGCGACCACCCGGGCGAGGTCCAGCACCAGGCCCTCGTCGACCTCGATCTCGGCGTCGATGTCGAGGACGTCGCTCAGCTCGTCGATCCAGTCGTGCAGGTTCACGAAACCCACACTCGCCCCACCGGGGCGGCCCCGGCAAGTCCCTCGCGAGCGGGACGGTTCACTCGCCGAGGTCGCGCAGGTCGGCCCAGGTGTCGACGTCGCGGTGCTCGCGCCCGTCGGCCGGCACCTCGACGAGGTCCAGCGGCGCGAGGAGGCGGCGTACCGCCATCCCGTGCTGCCCCTCGTGGTCGGGTCGTACGGCGGCCAGCCGCGCCGGGTCGAGCACGAGCGCGAGCTGCCGGCGCCCGTCCGGGCCGAGCAGCACCGCCCCGTCCCGCCCGACGGCGGCCTCGTGCAGCCGGCGGAAGGTCGCCGCGGTCACGTGCGGCATGTCGACCGCCAGCACGCCGACGGTCCGCGGCGTGCGCAGCAGCGCGTCGACCCCGGTGAGCAGCGCGGCGACCGGGCCGCCGTGCCGCGGGTCCTCCCGGCAGAACGTCGCCGGCCGCTCGGTCGGTACCGGGTCGCCCACCACGACCACCTCGTGCGCGTCGACCACCGCGTCGAGCGCGTGGGCGAGCAGGGTGCGGCCGCCGACCTCGAGCGAGGCCTTGTCGACGCCGCCGAGGCGGGTGGCGGCGCCCCCCGCGAGCACCACCGCGCCGAACCCCGTCATCCCCGGAGTCTCCCACCGCGTGCCAGGCTGGGGCCGTGCGCGTCGTCGTCGTCCAGGAGCCCGCCGGTCTCGAGCCCGCGGCCAACCGCGCGCGGCTGCGCGAGCTGACCCCGAACGGCGCCGACCTGGTCGTCTTCCCGGAGGCGTTCGCCCGCGACTTCGGCGAGGCCGGCTCCGACGTCAGCGGGTACGCCGAGGCGCCCGACGGCCCGTTCGCGACCGCGGTCGCGGACGCCGCCGCCGAGCACGCCACCACCGTGGTCGCCGGGATGTTCGAGGCCGGCGCCGACCCCGCGCGTCCCTTCAACACCCTCGTCGTGCGGGGCGCCGCGCACGCGGACTACCGCAAGGTCCACCTCTACGACTCCTTCGGCTACCGCGAGTCCGACCGGCTGACCGCGGGCGAGCCCACGACGGCGCTGGTCGAGGTCGCCGGGCTGCAGGTGGGGCTGATGACCTGCTACGACCTGCGGTTCCCCGAGATGGGGCGCGCCCTCGTGGACGCCGGCGCCGAGGTCCTCGTCGTCCCCTCGGCCTGGGTCGCCGGGCCCCGCAAGGCCGACCACTGGCGCACGCTGGTGCGGGCGCGCGCCATCGAGAACACCGTGTACGTCGTCGCCGCGGGCCAGCCCGGCCCGCGCTACACCGGCCGCTCGCTGGTGGTCGACCCGCTCGGCGACGTGCTCGCGGAGGCGGGTGAGGAGCCGGCCGTGCTGCGCGCCGAGCTGTCCCGCGACGTGGTCGCCGAGGCCCGTCGTACCAACCCCTCGCTGGCCAACCGCCGGTTGTAGCCTTCGACGTCGTGCCCCCCGCTGCCCCCCGCTCCGCGCTGGTGCCGCTGGCGGTGATGGCCGCGGTCGTGCTGGCCGGCCTCGGCTGCCTGGTGGCGGGGATGGTGCCGGTCGGACCGGCGGTGCTCCCCGGCATCGGGGCGGTGGCCGTCGCGGCGGCGTACTCCTGGGCGCTCGCGGCCCGCACCGGCGGCCGGCCGATCCTCTTCGGCGCGCTCGCGGTCGTCCTCGGGGTGGTCGTGCTGGTCACCGACCAGGACCAGCTGCGCACCGGCGCCGCCGTCGCCACCTGCGCGGTGAGCGCGGTGCTCGGCGTGGTCGCGACGGTGCCGGCCCGGCGCTACGTCGAGGCCGCGCGCGAGTGCGTGGTCGCCGTCCTGGTCGCCGCGGTCGGCGCGCTCGCGACCGTCGGCTTCGAGCCGAGCGTCGACCTGCTGCGCTTCGAGTACGTCACCCTCGTCCTCGCGCTCGCCGGCGCGTTCGGGGTCGTCTACCGGCTGGGCGCCGGCTTCCACGGCCTCGGCCGGCGCGGCGTGGCGGTGGTGCTCCTCGGCGCCGCGCTGCTCGCCGTGACCCTGGCGTACGCCGAGCTGCTGCGCCGCTACGGCACCCCCGGCCTGGTCGGCAACCTCCTCGACGCCGTGCGCTGGAGCCGCGAGCACCTCGGCGCGTTCCCGCGCCCGATCGAGACGGTGCTCGGCGTGCCCGCGCTGGTGTGGGGCACCCACCTGCGGGCCCGCCGCCGCCAGGGCTGGTGGGTCTGCGCGTTCGGCGCGGCCGCGACCACCCCGGTGGCCAACTCGCTGATGAACCCCGCCATCGCCCTGTCCGAGGTCGCCCTGTCGGTGACCTACGGCCTGCTCGTCGGCCTGGTCATCGGGTACGTCGTGGTCCGCGTCGACCTGGCGTTCACCGGCCCCCGCGGCCGCCGCGCCCGGCGCGCGGAGGAGGAGGCCGCGGTCCGGCCCGAGCCGCCGCGGACCAGCCCGCTGCTGTGACGGTGCTGTGACGCTCCTCTCACGGGCGTTCGGCGTACCTCCCGGTAACGGCTAGGTTCGCCAGCATGCCCCGCGAACAGCTCACCGAGATCCTGGCCGAGATGGTGGCCAACGTGCTGAGCCTGGGGGTCGCTCCGGGCGACCCGGTCGCGGTCGGAGACACCGTGGTGCTGCTGGAATCGATGAAGATGGAGATCCCGGTCATCGCCGAGGTCGCCGGGTCGGTGCGCGCCGTCAAGGTCGCTCCGGGCGACGTCGTCCAGGAGGGTGACGTCCTGCTCGTGCTGGCCGGCTGAGCCCCGCTCGGCACCCTCCTCGTGGTCTAGTCCAATCGGGGTTTCCTGGTTCCGGGGGTCCCCGGCGGGGAACATCAGCCCCGCGGCGCTGATTCATGCGCCGATCGGGGGACACGAGAGGTACAACATCATGAGATTCCTGCGCGCCCTGATGGTCGTTCTGGCCACCTGCGCCTTCATCACCCTGCCGGCCACCTCGGCCCAGGCACACACGCCGCAGTTCAGCGCCGACTGCACCGGCATCAAGCTGAGCGCCACGGCGTACGACGCGAACAAGGCGAACACGTGGTCGGTCACGATCAACGGCGCCACCCAGTCGGGCACCTTCGGGGCCTCGTTCAGCAAGAGCTTCGCGGTCCCGCAGGCCGGTGCGACCACCACCTGGTCGGCCGAGATCGTCGGCTGGGACGGCAAGTACAAGGGCACCAAGAGCGGGAAGATCGGGCCGTGCGGCACGCCGCCGCCGGTCGACGTCTGCCCCGCCCTGCCGGGCAACCAGCCCACCGGCACCTCCTGCACGCCGCCCCCGAACGTGGAGCGGTCGGAGAAGAAGGTCCTGGACGGCTGTGAGGTCAAGTTCGACGGCATCACCTACGGCGCCGGGTCGCTGACCTACAACGAGCTCTTCACCGACACCTTCGTGTTCAACCCCGCGAACAACGCCTGGGACCTCGTGGTCGACACCACGGCGACGATCGCCAACCTGAGCTTCAGCCCCTGGACCAAGGCCCAGCAGGTCGCCGCCGGCTGCGTCACCAAGCCCGGCCAGCCCAGCGACGTGATCGTCAAGGACACCACCTCGGAGTGCATCGACGGCGTCCAGGTCACCACCACGACGACCACCACCACGCCGTACGTCTACGACGAGGACACCAACGAGTGGGTGCTCGGCGACCCGGTGACGACGACCGAGCAGACCGAGTCCGCGGCCGAGTGCGGCGTGGACGACAACAACGAGGAGCAGGAGCCGGAGGAGCCGCAGGACAACGGCGTTTCCCCGACGACGGAGAACGCTCAGCCGCCGGCGGGCACCTCGCCGGTCTCCGGCGGGACCGCCGCGGTCCCGACCGCGGTCGACGCGGGTCTGTCCGACTCCGTGCGGGCCGCCTCGTCCGGCTCGGCCGGCACCCCCTGGGGCCTGCTGGTGGGCGCGTTCGGCGCGCTCCTCATCGGGGGATCGGTGCTGACCCGCCGGGTCCTGCGCTGAACCGCTGACCACCTGATCCACTGAACGACACCGCTGCCGGTGACCACCCTCGGGTGGTCACCGGCAGCAGTGCTTTCTGGGTGCTTTCCGGTGCTTTCCGGCGGCAGAGGGGGCGGGATTCGAACCCGCGGCTGACATCTCTGCCAGCGACCGCTTTCAAGGCGGTTCCGATCGGCCACTCCGGCACCCCTCCGTGCGTCCCAGCGGACCGGGCGAGCACGCGAGGAGTCTAGGAGGTCGCCGCCGCCCCCGGACGTCATACGTCCTGGCGGCTATCGGCACCGACCCGTACGACGTCCGGGGCGCGGGCGGCGGACACCAGCGCCGACTCGATTGGTGGTCGCCCGGGGACGCGTCGTTGAATAGAGGGGTGACCGAGACCGAGCTGCCCACCGACTACCGGCTGAACCCGTCGTTCGCGGCCCGGTTCGTCGGCCTCGCCCTGGTCGCGACGGCGCTGCTGATGTTCGTCGGTACGGCGCTGGTCGCGCTGCTCGACCTCCCGGCCGACCTGCTGGTGATCCTGCTGGCGCTCAGCGTCGGCGGCGTGGTCGCCCTCGGCTGGTGGCTCCGCTCGCGAGCCTTCGTGCTGCACTGCGGGCCGCAGGGCTACCGCGTGGGCCTGGTCCGGGGCGCCGGCACCAAGGAGGCCCGCTGGACCGAGGTGGCCGAGGCGGTCACCGCCAGCCCGCGGGGCATCCCCTGCGTCGTGCTCAAGCTGCGTGACGGGCGCACCACGACCATCCCGGTCGAGGCCCTCGCGGTCGACCGGGAGCAGTTCGTGCGCCAGCTGCAGCGCCACCTGCGCCGCGGCCAGGGCACCCGCCCGCTGCGCTGAGCAGCCGGCCGGACGCCGGCGCCCGACGTACGAGGCCCTCTGATTGGTCGTGGGCGGCACCGGCCTAGTAGCCTGTGCGCGCTGTCGGGGAGGCGTCGCCTAGTCCGGTCTATGGCGCCCGCCTGCTAAGCGGGTTTGGGGCTACAACCCCATCGAGGGTTCAAATCCCTCCGCCTCCGCCAGCGCACAGCCCCCGCCGGGGATCCCTGGCGGGGGCTGTGGCGTCTCCCGGGGCGTCCCCGGCCCCGGAGCCCGGACGACGCGCTCCGGCAACGCACAACGCCCCACGACCGGCGCGGTCGCGGGGCGTGTGGTTGCTGCTGGGTGCTGCGTGGAGCGCGCTCCGGGCGTCAGGCCCCGAGCCGGGCGCGGAGCCCGTCGAGCTCGGTCCAGAGGACGGCGGGCAGGTCGTCGCCGAACTTCTCGAACCACTCCTGGATCTGCGGGAGCTCGGCCTTCCACTCCTCGGGGTCGACGGCGAGCGCGGCGCGCAGCGACTCCTCGGACAGGTCGAGCCCGTCGGTGTCGAGCGACTCGAGCGTCGGGACGTAGCCGACCGCGGTCTCCTCGGCGGCCGCCTGGCCGTCGATGCGCTCGACGATCCACTTCAGGACCCGGCTGTTCTCGCCGAAGCCCGGCCACAGGAAGCCGCCGTCCTCGTCGCGACGGAACCAGTTGACGTAGAAGATCCGCGGCAGCTTCGCGGCGTCGTTGTCCTTGCCGACGGTGATCCAGTGGTTGAAGTAGTCGCCGGCGTTGTAGCCGATGAACGGCAGCATCGCCATCGGGTCGCGGCGGACCACGCCGACCGCACCCATCGCGGCGGCGGTGGTCTCGCTGGAGAGCGTCGCGCCGAGGAAGGTGCCGTGGGTCCAGTCACGGGCCTCGAAGACCAGCGGGACCGTCGTCTTGCGGCGACCGCCGAAGAGGATCGCGTCGATCGGGACGCCGCGCGGGTCGTCGTACTCGTCGGCGAGGATGTCGCACTGCTTGATCGGGGTGCAGTAGCGGCTGTTGGGGTGGCTGGAGAGCTCCTCGGACTCCGGCGTCCACGGCTCGCCCTTCCAGGAGGTCGCCTTGGCGGGCGGGTTCTCCAGCCCCTCCCACCAGACGTCGCCGTCCTCGGTGAGTGCCACGTTGGTGAAGACCGAGTTGCCCTTCTCGATGGTCTTCATGGCGTTCGGGTTGGTGTGGTAGTTCGTGCCGGGGGCGACGCCGAAGAAGCCGTACTCCGGGTTGACCGCCCACAGCCGGCCGTCCTCGCCGATCCGCATCCAGGCGATGTCGTCGCCGAGGGTCTCGACCTTCCAGCCCGGGATGGTCGGCTCGAGCATCGCGAGGTTGGTCTTGCCGCAGGCGCTGGGGAACGCGGCCGCGACGTACTTCTTGACGCCCTCGGGGCTGGTGAGCTTGAGGATCAGCATGTGCTCGGCGAGCCAGCCCTCGTCGCGGGCCATGGCGCTGGCGATGCGCAGGGCGTAGCACTTCTTGCCGAGCAGCGCGTTGCCGCCGTACCCGGACCCGAAGGACCAGATGTTGCGCTCCTCGGGGAACTGCACGATGTACTTGGTGTCGTTGCACGGCCAGGCGACGTCGGCCTCGCCCTCGGCGAGCGGGTGGCCCACGGAGTGCACGGCCTGGACGAAGTCGGCCTGCAGCTCCTCCATGCGGCGCAGGACGTTGCTGCCCATCCGCGCCATGACGCGCATCGAGGCGGTGACGTAGGCGGAGTCGGTGATCTCGATGCCGAACATCGGCCGCTCGGCCTCGAGGTGGCCCATCACGAAGGGGATGACGTACATCGTGCGGCCCTTCATGCAGCCCGCGTAGAGCCCCTTCATGAGGGACTTCATCTCCGAGGGGTCCATCCAGTTGTTGGTGGGCCCCGCGTCGCGCTCGTCGACCGAGCAGATGTAGGTGCGGTCCTCGACGCGCGCGACGTCGATCGGGTCGGAGGCCGCGTAGAAGGAGTTCGGCTTGATCGAGGGGTTCAGCCGGGTGAAGGTGCCGGTGGACTCGAGCGCCGCGGTGAGCTGCTCCCACTCCTCGTCGGATCCGGTGCACCAGTGCACGCGGTCGGGCTGCATGAGCGCCGCGAACTCCTCGACGAACTCGAGGATGCCTGGGTGGGTGGTGGGTGCCTGCGTCTCGGCGGTCATGGCCTGTTCCCTCTCGCGCATCCGGTCGGCGTCCGTCTTGCGAGGGACGCCGCCGGCCGTCGAGCGTGTCGACGGTGGTCGTGGAGTCTGGATCGCACGGCATCGTTGTCGGCGACTCTGGTGTCGTCCCCCGAGGAG contains:
- a CDS encoding NAD(P)H-quinone oxidoreductase, whose translation is MRAVVATGTGGPEVLSVAEVPDVEPGPGEVVLEVAAAGLNRADLLQRQGFYPPPPGTSDVIGMECSGTVAALGEGVVGWEVGQEACALLAGGGYASRVAVPAGQLMPVPDGVDLVTAAALPEVACTVWSNVFMVAGLKPHESLLVHGGAGGIGTFAIQLAHHLGARVLTTGGTPEKLAFCAGLGADVTINYRDEDFVEVVGRETDGGVDVILDNMGAKYLARNVAALATEGRLVIIGMQGGTKAELDIGALLRKRGAVIATTLRARPTAEKAAICGAVVEHVWPLVSQGLVKPVVHGTVPLADVADAHRLMESGDHTGKILLTL
- the mobA gene encoding molybdenum cofactor guanylyltransferase yields the protein MTGFGAVVLAGGAATRLGGVDKASLEVGGRTLLAHALDAVVDAHEVVVVGDPVPTERPATFCREDPRHGGPVAALLTGVDALLRTPRTVGVLAVDMPHVTAATFRRLHEAAVGRDGAVLLGPDGRRQLALVLDPARLAAVRPDHEGQHGMAVRRLLAPLDLVEVPADGREHRDVDTWADLRDLGE
- a CDS encoding DUF6457 domain-containing protein; its protein translation is MNLHDWIDELSDVLDIDAEIEVDEGLVLDLARVVAHAVERPAAPVTAYLLGLAAGTRGADPATVEALAARAQTLAEGWDRPAGAPDPDDAAITVDVPDDSGVDHTGEAFER
- a CDS encoding carbon-nitrogen hydrolase family protein gives rise to the protein MRVVVVQEPAGLEPAANRARLRELTPNGADLVVFPEAFARDFGEAGSDVSGYAEAPDGPFATAVADAAAEHATTVVAGMFEAGADPARPFNTLVVRGAAHADYRKVHLYDSFGYRESDRLTAGEPTTALVEVAGLQVGLMTCYDLRFPEMGRALVDAGAEVLVVPSAWVAGPRKADHWRTLVRARAIENTVYVVAAGQPGPRYTGRSLVVDPLGDVLAEAGEEPAVLRAELSRDVVAEARRTNPSLANRRL
- a CDS encoding biotin/lipoyl-binding carrier protein, encoding MPREQLTEILAEMVANVLSLGVAPGDPVAVGDTVVLLESMKMEIPVIAEVAGSVRAVKVAPGDVVQEGDVLLVLAG
- a CDS encoding phosphoenolpyruvate carboxykinase (GTP): MREREQAMTAETQAPTTHPGILEFVEEFAALMQPDRVHWCTGSDEEWEQLTAALESTGTFTRLNPSIKPNSFYAASDPIDVARVEDRTYICSVDERDAGPTNNWMDPSEMKSLMKGLYAGCMKGRTMYVIPFVMGHLEAERPMFGIEITDSAYVTASMRVMARMGSNVLRRMEELQADFVQAVHSVGHPLAEGEADVAWPCNDTKYIVQFPEERNIWSFGSGYGGNALLGKKCYALRIASAMARDEGWLAEHMLILKLTSPEGVKKYVAAAFPSACGKTNLAMLEPTIPGWKVETLGDDIAWMRIGEDGRLWAVNPEYGFFGVAPGTNYHTNPNAMKTIEKGNSVFTNVALTEDGDVWWEGLENPPAKATSWKGEPWTPESEELSSHPNSRYCTPIKQCDILADEYDDPRGVPIDAILFGGRRKTTVPLVFEARDWTHGTFLGATLSSETTAAAMGAVGVVRRDPMAMLPFIGYNAGDYFNHWITVGKDNDAAKLPRIFYVNWFRRDEDGGFLWPGFGENSRVLKWIVERIDGQAAAEETAVGYVPTLESLDTDGLDLSEESLRAALAVDPEEWKAELPQIQEWFEKFGDDLPAVLWTELDGLRARLGA